The Grus americana isolate bGruAme1 chromosome 8, bGruAme1.mat, whole genome shotgun sequence genome includes a region encoding these proteins:
- the B4GALT2 gene encoding beta-1,4-galactosyltransferase 2: MTRLLLGVTLERICKAVLLLCLLHFVIIMILYFDVYAQHLDFFSRFNARNASRAHPFSNSSRPNSTVPSYGPAGAEAPSPSAKPSTNQSATEKPLQPCQETPPGLVGRLLIEFSSPMSMERVQRENPDVRQGGKYTPPDCLPRQKVAILIPFRHREHHLKYWLHYLHPILRRQKVAYGIYIINQFGEDTFNRAKLLNVGFLEALKDDEEYDCFIFSDVDLIPMDDRNLYRCYEQPRHFAVGMDKFGFRLPYAGYFGGVSGLSKSQFLKINGFPNEYWGWGGEDDDIFNRISLNGMKVSRPDIRIGRYRMIKHERDKHNEPNPQRFTKIQNTKMTMKRDGISSLQYRLVEVSRQPMYTNITVEIGRPPPRLARG; encoded by the exons ATGACCAGGCTGCTCTTGGGGGTGACCCTGGAAAGGATTTGCAAGgccgtgctgctgctctgcctgctccacTTCGTCATCATCATGATCCTCTACTTCGACGTCTACGCGCAGCACCTGGACTTCTTCAGCCGCTTCAATGCCAGGAACGCCTCGCGTGCCCACCCCTTCTCCAACTCCTCCCGCCCCAACAGCACCGTCCCCAGCTATGGGCCAGCCGGTGCTGAGGCCCCATCTCCCAGCGCCAAGCCCAGCACCAACCAGTCTGCCACCGAGAAGCCCTTGCAGCCCTGCCAGGAGACACCTCCCGGCTTAG TCGGGCGCCTGCTCATCGAGTTCAGCTCTCCCATGAGCATGGAGCGGGTGCAGCGGGAGAACCCCGATGTGCGCCAGGGTGGCAAGTACACCCCCCCGGACTGCCTGCCCCGGCAGAAGGTGGCCATCCTCATCCCGTTCCGGCACCGCGAACACCACCTCAAGTACTGGCTGCACTACCTGCACCCCATCCTGCGCCGGCAGAAGGTGGCTTACGGCATCTACATCATCAACCAG TTCGGCGAGGACACCTTCAACCGGGCCAAGCTGCTCAATGTGGGGTTCCTGGAGGCCCTCAAGGACGATGAGGAGTACGATTGCTTCATCTTCAGTGACGTGGACCTCATCCCCATGGACGACCGCAACCTCTATCGCTGTTACGAGCAGCCGCGGCACTTTGCTGTTGGCATGGACAAGTTTGGGTTCAG GCTGCCCTACGCTGGCTACTTCGGTGGTGTTTCTGGGCTGAGCAAGTCCCAGTTCCTGAAGATCAATGGCTTTCCCAACGAGtactggggctggggaggagaggacgATGACATCTTTAACCG TATCTCCCTGAATGGCATGAAGGTGTCGAGGCCCGACATCCGCATCGGGAGGTACCGCATGATCAAGCACGAACGTGACAAACACAACGAGCCCAACCCGCAGAG ATTCACCAAGATCCAGAACACCAAAATGACGATGAAGCGGGACGGGATCAGCTCGCTGCAGTACCGGCTGGTGGAGGTCTCGCGCCAGCCCATGTACACCAACATCACGGTGGAGATCGGCAGGCCGCCCCCCCGCCTGGCCCGGGGCTAG
- the SLC6A9 gene encoding sodium- and chloride-dependent glycine transporter 1 isoform X2, translated as MADKCSEGLLNGTVPGERGKQDKSVKRGNWGNQIEFVLTSVGYAVGLGNVWRFPYLCYRNGGGAFMFPYFIMLVFCGIPLFFMELSFGQFASQGCLGVWRVSPMFKGVGYGMMVVSTYIGIYYNVVICIAFYYFFVSMTRVLPWTYCSNAWNTPDCTGVLDRNLSSRAALNFTDFLNATQKRTSPSEEYWRRYVLDLSDDIGNLGEVRLPLLGCLSVSWVVVFLCLIKGVKSSGKVVYFTATFPYVVLTILFVRGITLDGALTGIAYYLTPQWDKILDAKVWGDAASQIFYSLGCAWGGLITMASYNKFHNNCYRDSIIISITNCATSVYAGFVIFSILGFMANHLGVDVSKVADHGPGLAFVAYPEALTLLPISPLWSILFFFMLILLGLGTQFCLLETLVTAIVDEVGNEWIIRRKTFVTLGVAVAGFLLGVPLTTQAGIYWLLLMDNYAASFSLVIISCIMCVAIMYIYGHRNYFKDIEMMLGFPPPLFFQICWRFISPAIIFFILIFTVIQYRPISYNDYIYPTWAISIGFLMALSSVICIPIYAIYKVCRSEGDTLLERLKNATKASKDWGPALAEHRSGRYAPAFSPSTESHLEVQPLQPEKGRSEAAAASPVQGSNGSAHSQDSRL; from the exons ATGGCCGATAAGTGCAGCGAGGGGCTGCTG AATGGCACCGTGCCCGGGGAGCGCGGCAAGCAGGACAAGAGCGTCAAGCGTGGCAACTGGGGCAACCAGATCGAGTTCGTGCTGACCAGTGTGGGCTACGCCGTGGGGCTGGGCAACGTCTGGCGCTTCCCGTACCTCTGCTACCGCAATGGGGGAG GTGCCTTCATGTTCCCCTACTTCATCATGCTGGTGTTCTGTGGCATCCCCCTCTTCTTCATGGAGCTCTCCTTCGGGCAGTTCgccagccagggctgccttgGCGTCTGGAGGGTCAGCCCCATGTTCAAAG GTGTGGGCTACGGGATGATGGTGGTGTCCACATACATCGGGATCTACTACAACGTGGTGATCTGTATTGCCTTCTACTACTTCTTTGTGTCCATGACGCGCGTGCTGCCCTGGACGTACTGCAGCAACGCCTGGAACACGCCCGACTGCACGGGGGTGCTGGACAGGAACCTCTCCAGCCGCGCTGCCCTCAACTTCACCGACTTCCTCAATGCCACCCAGAAGCGCACCAGCCCCAGCGAGGAGTACTGGAG GAGGTACGTGCTGGACCTGTCGGATGACATCGGGAACCTGGGAGAAGTGCGGCTGCCCCTCCTGGGCTGCCTCAGCGTCTCCTGGGTCGTCGTCTTCCTCTGCCTCATCAAGGGCGTCAAGTCCTCGGGGAAG GTGGTGTACTTCACGGCCACCTTCCCCTACGTGGTGCTCACCATCCTCTTCGTGCGCGGCATCACGCTGGACGGGGCCCTCACCGGCATCGCGTACTACCTGACACCCCAGTGGGACAAGATCCTCGACGCCAAG GTGTGGGGTGATGCAGCCTCACAGATCTTCTACTCgctgggctgtgcctggggTGGGCTCATCACCATGGCCTCCTACAACAAGTTCCACAACAACTGCTACCG GGACAGCATCATCATCAGCATCACCAACTGCGCCACCAGTGTTTACGCCGGCTTCGTCATCTTCTCCATCTTGGGCTTTATGGCCAACCACTTGGGTGTGGACGTCTCCAAGGTGGCCGACCACGGCCCTGGTCTGGCCTTTGTCGCCTACCCTGAGGCTCTAACCCTGCTTCCCATCTCGCCCCTCTGGTCCATCCTCTTCTTCTTCATGCTCAtcctcctggggctgggcacaCAG TTCTGCCTGCTGGAGACCCTGGTCACGGCCATCGTGGACGAGGTGGGCAATGAGTGGATCATCCGCAGGAAGACCTTTGTGACGCTGGGGGTGGCCGTGGCAGGCTTCCTGCTGGGTGTCCCACTTACCACACAG GCGGGCATCTACTGGCTCCTGCTGATGGACAACTATGCCGCCAGCTTCTCCCTGGTCATCATCTCCTGCATCATGTGCGTGGCCATCATGTACATCTATG GGCACCGCAACTACTTCAAGGACATTGAGATGATGCTGGGCTTCCCGCCCCCGCTCTTTTTCCAGATCTGCTGGCGCTTCATCTCGCCCGCCATCATCTTT TTCATCCTGATCTTCACAGTGATCCAGTACCGGCCCATCTCCTACAATGACTACATCTACCCCACCTGGGCCATCAGCATCGGCTTCCTCATGGCGCTCTCCTCTGTCATCTGCATCCCCATCTACGCCATCTACAAAGTGTGCCGCTCCGAGGGGGACACGCTGCTGGAG CGCTTGAAAAATGCTACCAAGGCAAGCAAGGACTGGGGCCCGGCCCTGGCAGAGCACCGCAGCGGGCGCTACGCCCCAGCGTTCAGCCCCTCCACCGAGTCCCACCTGGAggtgcagcccctgcagccagagaaggGCCGGAGCGAGGCGGCGGCTGCCTCCCCTGTGCAGGGCAGCAACGGCTCAGCCCACAGCCAGGACTCCAGACTGTGA
- the SLC6A9 gene encoding sodium- and chloride-dependent glycine transporter 1 isoform X3, translating to MGTNGTVPGERGKQDKSVKRGNWGNQIEFVLTSVGYAVGLGNVWRFPYLCYRNGGGAFMFPYFIMLVFCGIPLFFMELSFGQFASQGCLGVWRVSPMFKGVGYGMMVVSTYIGIYYNVVICIAFYYFFVSMTRVLPWTYCSNAWNTPDCTGVLDRNLSSRAALNFTDFLNATQKRTSPSEEYWRRYVLDLSDDIGNLGEVRLPLLGCLSVSWVVVFLCLIKGVKSSGKVVYFTATFPYVVLTILFVRGITLDGALTGIAYYLTPQWDKILDAKVWGDAASQIFYSLGCAWGGLITMASYNKFHNNCYRDSIIISITNCATSVYAGFVIFSILGFMANHLGVDVSKVADHGPGLAFVAYPEALTLLPISPLWSILFFFMLILLGLGTQFCLLETLVTAIVDEVGNEWIIRRKTFVTLGVAVAGFLLGVPLTTQAGIYWLLLMDNYAASFSLVIISCIMCVAIMYIYGHRNYFKDIEMMLGFPPPLFFQICWRFISPAIIFFILIFTVIQYRPISYNDYIYPTWAISIGFLMALSSVICIPIYAIYKVCRSEGDTLLERLKNATKASKDWGPALAEHRSGRYAPAFSPSTESHLEVQPLQPEKGRSEAAAASPVQGSNGSAHSQDSRL from the exons ATGGGCACG AATGGCACCGTGCCCGGGGAGCGCGGCAAGCAGGACAAGAGCGTCAAGCGTGGCAACTGGGGCAACCAGATCGAGTTCGTGCTGACCAGTGTGGGCTACGCCGTGGGGCTGGGCAACGTCTGGCGCTTCCCGTACCTCTGCTACCGCAATGGGGGAG GTGCCTTCATGTTCCCCTACTTCATCATGCTGGTGTTCTGTGGCATCCCCCTCTTCTTCATGGAGCTCTCCTTCGGGCAGTTCgccagccagggctgccttgGCGTCTGGAGGGTCAGCCCCATGTTCAAAG GTGTGGGCTACGGGATGATGGTGGTGTCCACATACATCGGGATCTACTACAACGTGGTGATCTGTATTGCCTTCTACTACTTCTTTGTGTCCATGACGCGCGTGCTGCCCTGGACGTACTGCAGCAACGCCTGGAACACGCCCGACTGCACGGGGGTGCTGGACAGGAACCTCTCCAGCCGCGCTGCCCTCAACTTCACCGACTTCCTCAATGCCACCCAGAAGCGCACCAGCCCCAGCGAGGAGTACTGGAG GAGGTACGTGCTGGACCTGTCGGATGACATCGGGAACCTGGGAGAAGTGCGGCTGCCCCTCCTGGGCTGCCTCAGCGTCTCCTGGGTCGTCGTCTTCCTCTGCCTCATCAAGGGCGTCAAGTCCTCGGGGAAG GTGGTGTACTTCACGGCCACCTTCCCCTACGTGGTGCTCACCATCCTCTTCGTGCGCGGCATCACGCTGGACGGGGCCCTCACCGGCATCGCGTACTACCTGACACCCCAGTGGGACAAGATCCTCGACGCCAAG GTGTGGGGTGATGCAGCCTCACAGATCTTCTACTCgctgggctgtgcctggggTGGGCTCATCACCATGGCCTCCTACAACAAGTTCCACAACAACTGCTACCG GGACAGCATCATCATCAGCATCACCAACTGCGCCACCAGTGTTTACGCCGGCTTCGTCATCTTCTCCATCTTGGGCTTTATGGCCAACCACTTGGGTGTGGACGTCTCCAAGGTGGCCGACCACGGCCCTGGTCTGGCCTTTGTCGCCTACCCTGAGGCTCTAACCCTGCTTCCCATCTCGCCCCTCTGGTCCATCCTCTTCTTCTTCATGCTCAtcctcctggggctgggcacaCAG TTCTGCCTGCTGGAGACCCTGGTCACGGCCATCGTGGACGAGGTGGGCAATGAGTGGATCATCCGCAGGAAGACCTTTGTGACGCTGGGGGTGGCCGTGGCAGGCTTCCTGCTGGGTGTCCCACTTACCACACAG GCGGGCATCTACTGGCTCCTGCTGATGGACAACTATGCCGCCAGCTTCTCCCTGGTCATCATCTCCTGCATCATGTGCGTGGCCATCATGTACATCTATG GGCACCGCAACTACTTCAAGGACATTGAGATGATGCTGGGCTTCCCGCCCCCGCTCTTTTTCCAGATCTGCTGGCGCTTCATCTCGCCCGCCATCATCTTT TTCATCCTGATCTTCACAGTGATCCAGTACCGGCCCATCTCCTACAATGACTACATCTACCCCACCTGGGCCATCAGCATCGGCTTCCTCATGGCGCTCTCCTCTGTCATCTGCATCCCCATCTACGCCATCTACAAAGTGTGCCGCTCCGAGGGGGACACGCTGCTGGAG CGCTTGAAAAATGCTACCAAGGCAAGCAAGGACTGGGGCCCGGCCCTGGCAGAGCACCGCAGCGGGCGCTACGCCCCAGCGTTCAGCCCCTCCACCGAGTCCCACCTGGAggtgcagcccctgcagccagagaaggGCCGGAGCGAGGCGGCGGCTGCCTCCCCTGTGCAGGGCAGCAACGGCTCAGCCCACAGCCAGGACTCCAGACTGTGA
- the SLC6A9 gene encoding sodium- and chloride-dependent glycine transporter 1 isoform X1 has translation MFPYFIMLVFCGIPLFFMELSFGQFASQGCLGVWRVSPMFKGVGYGMMVVSTYIGIYYNVVICIAFYYFFVSMTRVLPWTYCSNAWNTPDCTGVLDRNLSSRAALNFTDFLNATQKRTSPSEEYWRRYVLDLSDDIGNLGEVRLPLLGCLSVSWVVVFLCLIKGVKSSGKVVYFTATFPYVVLTILFVRGITLDGALTGIAYYLTPQWDKILDAKVWGDAASQIFYSLGCAWGGLITMASYNKFHNNCYRDSIIISITNCATSVYAGFVIFSILGFMANHLGVDVSKVADHGPGLAFVAYPEALTLLPISPLWSILFFFMLILLGLGTQFCLLETLVTAIVDEVGNEWIIRRKTFVTLGVAVAGFLLGVPLTTQAGIYWLLLMDNYAASFSLVIISCIMCVAIMYIYGHRNYFKDIEMMLGFPPPLFFQICWRFISPAIIFFILIFTVIQYRPISYNDYIYPTWAISIGFLMALSSVICIPIYAIYKVCRSEGDTLLERLKNATKASKDWGPALAEHRSGRYAPAFSPSTESHLEVQPLQPEKGRSEAAAASPVQGSNGSAHSQDSRL, from the exons ATGTTCCCCTACTTCATCATGCTGGTGTTCTGTGGCATCCCCCTCTTCTTCATGGAGCTCTCCTTCGGGCAGTTCgccagccagggctgccttgGCGTCTGGAGGGTCAGCCCCATGTTCAAAG GTGTGGGCTACGGGATGATGGTGGTGTCCACATACATCGGGATCTACTACAACGTGGTGATCTGTATTGCCTTCTACTACTTCTTTGTGTCCATGACGCGCGTGCTGCCCTGGACGTACTGCAGCAACGCCTGGAACACGCCCGACTGCACGGGGGTGCTGGACAGGAACCTCTCCAGCCGCGCTGCCCTCAACTTCACCGACTTCCTCAATGCCACCCAGAAGCGCACCAGCCCCAGCGAGGAGTACTGGAG GAGGTACGTGCTGGACCTGTCGGATGACATCGGGAACCTGGGAGAAGTGCGGCTGCCCCTCCTGGGCTGCCTCAGCGTCTCCTGGGTCGTCGTCTTCCTCTGCCTCATCAAGGGCGTCAAGTCCTCGGGGAAG GTGGTGTACTTCACGGCCACCTTCCCCTACGTGGTGCTCACCATCCTCTTCGTGCGCGGCATCACGCTGGACGGGGCCCTCACCGGCATCGCGTACTACCTGACACCCCAGTGGGACAAGATCCTCGACGCCAAG GTGTGGGGTGATGCAGCCTCACAGATCTTCTACTCgctgggctgtgcctggggTGGGCTCATCACCATGGCCTCCTACAACAAGTTCCACAACAACTGCTACCG GGACAGCATCATCATCAGCATCACCAACTGCGCCACCAGTGTTTACGCCGGCTTCGTCATCTTCTCCATCTTGGGCTTTATGGCCAACCACTTGGGTGTGGACGTCTCCAAGGTGGCCGACCACGGCCCTGGTCTGGCCTTTGTCGCCTACCCTGAGGCTCTAACCCTGCTTCCCATCTCGCCCCTCTGGTCCATCCTCTTCTTCTTCATGCTCAtcctcctggggctgggcacaCAG TTCTGCCTGCTGGAGACCCTGGTCACGGCCATCGTGGACGAGGTGGGCAATGAGTGGATCATCCGCAGGAAGACCTTTGTGACGCTGGGGGTGGCCGTGGCAGGCTTCCTGCTGGGTGTCCCACTTACCACACAG GCGGGCATCTACTGGCTCCTGCTGATGGACAACTATGCCGCCAGCTTCTCCCTGGTCATCATCTCCTGCATCATGTGCGTGGCCATCATGTACATCTATG GGCACCGCAACTACTTCAAGGACATTGAGATGATGCTGGGCTTCCCGCCCCCGCTCTTTTTCCAGATCTGCTGGCGCTTCATCTCGCCCGCCATCATCTTT TTCATCCTGATCTTCACAGTGATCCAGTACCGGCCCATCTCCTACAATGACTACATCTACCCCACCTGGGCCATCAGCATCGGCTTCCTCATGGCGCTCTCCTCTGTCATCTGCATCCCCATCTACGCCATCTACAAAGTGTGCCGCTCCGAGGGGGACACGCTGCTGGAG CGCTTGAAAAATGCTACCAAGGCAAGCAAGGACTGGGGCCCGGCCCTGGCAGAGCACCGCAGCGGGCGCTACGCCCCAGCGTTCAGCCCCTCCACCGAGTCCCACCTGGAggtgcagcccctgcagccagagaaggGCCGGAGCGAGGCGGCGGCTGCCTCCCCTGTGCAGGGCAGCAACGGCTCAGCCCACAGCCAGGACTCCAGACTGTGA